In Streptomyces pluripotens, the genomic window TAGACCGGCGCGCGCCACGGCGAGGCCCACGGCACCGGCACCCACCACTCCGACACCGGAGACGAGGAGGAGGACGAGGGCGAGGTCGCTGAGGGTCTTCTGGGTGTTCTTGAGCGGGACGGCGGTCATCCAGGCCGCGCCGGGAAACACCTGGAGCCCGGTGTTCGTCTTGACCACGAGTGGCATGGTGAGCACCCGGACGTCGTTGCCCTGGGAGTCGGTGCCGTCGCGGAGGATGCCGTCCCGCTCGGCGTTGTTCGCCGCGACCGCCCGGTCGGCCGGGGTGGCCTTCACCACACCCAGCGAATTCGACGCGACACAGACCGTGCCGTCCGCCTTGACCAGCTGCGAGTAGAGGGACTCGCGGGCGCGTAGACCGCTGAGGGGGGCGGAGGGCTTCTGGGGGCAGGTGGTGAGCATGTCGAACACCTGTCCGGCCGCAACGGGGTGCTGCGAGGACTTGTTCAGATCCTCGTTGACCAGGCCGTACAGCTTCTTCTGCACGATGAACCAGCACGTCACCGAGACTGCCGCCACGGCGAACGCCACCGCCGCCGCGACCAGCATCGCCAGCCGGGCCCGGATCGGCAGGGCCCGGTACCGGCGTACCAGCTTGGTCACTCGGTACCGTCCTGACGCAGGACGTACCCCACGCCCCGCACCGTGTGCACCAGGCGCGGTTCGCCGCCGGCCTCGGTCTTGCGGCGCAGGTACATGACGTAGACGTCGAGGGAGTTGGACGAGGGCTCGAAGTCGAAGCCCCACACGGACTTCAGGATCTGTTCACGGGTGAGGACCTGGCGTGGGTGTGCCAGGAACATCTCCAACAGGGTGAACTCGGTGCGGGTCAGCTCCACCTGGCGTCCGCCGCGCGTGACCTCACGGGTCGCGAGGTCCATGCGCAGGTCGGCGAAGGAGAGCACCTCGTCCTCGCGGGCTTCGGCCGCCCCGGCGGCCGCGTACGAGCTGCGCCGCAGCAGCGCGCGGACACGGGCGAACAGTTCGTCCAGTTCGAAGGGCTTGACCAGGTAGTCGTCCGCCCCGGCGTCCAGCCCGGTTACGCGGTCGCCGACCGTGTCACGGGCGGTGAGCATGAGGATCGGGACGGTGCCGCCAGCACCCCGGATGCGGCGGGCCGCCGTCAGGCCGTCCATGCGCGGCATCTGGATGTCCAGGACGATCAGGTCCGGCTTGCAGGTGGTGGCCTTCTGCAGTGCGTCCGCGCCGTCGACGGCCACCTCCGTGTCGTACCCGTCGAAGGCGAGGCTGCGCTGCAGTGCCTCGCGTACGGCCGGCTCGTCGTCGACGATCAGGATGCGCTGGGGGTCACGGTCGCCTTCGGCGGGGCTCATCGCTCGTGATTCCTCGGGGTGCGGTGGGTGGTGTCGTCGGGGTCCTGTTCCCGGGTGTCTCTCAGCCTGCCACGTCCCGGGGGGTGCGCGACATGCGTGCCAGGGTCAGGCCCGGACCGCGCTGAGGCGGTTCAGGGGTACCTTGCGGCGGTGGGGACGGGCGGCGGAGACGTGCAGGCCCATCAGCTGGGGGACGGGTGCCGCGGCCAGCTCCGGCGCGCGGGACGCCGGGGCGGGCGTGTGCAGCTCGGACGCGACCGAGAGGGCCAGGGCGACGACGGCCGGGCCGCACCCCGCCGGCGGGGTGTGCGAAACGCGCTGGATCATGACCTGCTCCCTACTGCCTGCACTGCCTGCTCGCCGCCGCCGCTAGCTGCCGGAGCCCGCGCGCAGCTTGGCCAGATCGGACTTGACGGTGTTGATCGGGATCGCGAAGCCGAGGCCGATGCTGCCCGCGTCCGAGGACGAGGAGGACTGCTGGCTCGATGCGTACATGGCGGAGTTGATGCCGATGACGTTCCCACTCGCGTCGATCAGCGCGCCGCCGGAGTTACCGGGGTTCAAGGACGCGTCGGTCTGGATCGCCTTGTACGTCGTCGTGGACGACCCGGTGTCGCCGTTGAACTGACGGCCGCCGAACTGGAACGGCCACTGACCGTCGCCCCGGCCCTGCCCCTGGCTCTCGCTGGTCGGGACGGTGACATCCCGGTTGAGGGCCGAGACGATGCCGCTGGTGACGGTGCCGGTCAGGCCCTCGGGGGAGCCGATCGCGACGACCGTGTCCCCGACCTGGACGCCGGCGGAGTCGCCGAGCGAGGCGGTCTTCAGCCCCGAGGCGCCCTGCAGCTTGAGCAGCGCGAGGTCCTTGGAGCTGTCGGTGCCGACCACCTCGGCGGGGTAACTCTTGCCGTCGCTGGTGCGGACCCTGATCGAGTCGGAGCCGGAGATGACGTGGTTGTTGGTGACGATCTCGCCGTCGGAGGTGATGATCACGCCGGAGCCGGTGGAGGAGCCGTTGCTGAGGGTG contains:
- a CDS encoding response regulator transcription factor; protein product: MSPAEGDRDPQRILIVDDEPAVREALQRSLAFDGYDTEVAVDGADALQKATTCKPDLIVLDIQMPRMDGLTAARRIRGAGGTVPILMLTARDTVGDRVTGLDAGADDYLVKPFELDELFARVRALLRRSSYAAAGAAEAREDEVLSFADLRMDLATREVTRGGRQVELTRTEFTLLEMFLAHPRQVLTREQILKSVWGFDFEPSSNSLDVYVMYLRRKTEAGGEPRLVHTVRGVGYVLRQDGTE
- a CDS encoding S1C family serine protease yields the protein MTESNRRSGEYEYGAPQGTAHEGTYPQHGTYPQPGAHAQPGAYAQQHSYTAPSPVNPEWPPPPPYEPPTAVAAGPVPGPEPKKKRTRGPIALLAAVAIVAAAVGGATAYAFQELTGTDTAVTAGATTNVVPSSKKGNVAAIAAAVSPSVVEVKATLSNGSSTGSGVIITSDGEIVTNNHVISGSDSIRVRTSDGKSYPAEVVGTDSSKDLALLKLQGASGLKTASLGDSAGVQVGDTVVAIGSPEGLTGTVTSGIVSALNRDVTVPTSESQGQGRGDGQWPFQFGGRQFNGDTGSSTTTYKAIQTDASLNPGNSGGALIDASGNVIGINSAMYASSQQSSSSSDAGSIGLGFAIPINTVKSDLAKLRAGSGS